AATGCTATTTTTGAAAGGTTAGCAATCATACATTATGGATAACACATTGACCCAAATCACAATCTGCCGTCAATGCTGAATAAATATAAAACCATGGTTTATTGTGATAAATGCCTTGGTGCTAAAAGCCTCTTTGATGAGACCTATATATCAACCAATAAGGCGTTATTGGTTGATATTTTTTTATGAATATTACTAACTATGAATCCAGATTAATGGAGTCTTAACCATACTATTTATTATTATAGTTAATCCACTTTTAAAAGGGTGCAGAACTACTGAGGTTAATTATTCGCAGCCTCTGTCTGCGTAGGCACAGCAAGCAAGAAAAATTAACCCCAGTAGTACTCTATAACATTTGTATTTCTTTTATTTAGGACCGACTATAGCCCGATTGACTATTTAATAGTGATTGTAAAAAACAGCTGTTCTTAAAGCCATCCGAGGTAATCATATGTCTATCAAAACACCAAAATCGAAATCAACTATCATGAATAAACAATCAGCTAAAAAGCCTTATTTACTCGCCATAGCAACCACTGCTTTGATGACCGCTTTGTCAATGACGTCTGTTGCAACTCAGGGTGCAGGTCTGGGGGAATTGTTTAGCAAAAATAGCGCTCAGCAATCAAAATTTTTGCCAGTTGATAAGGCATTTCAAGTGACTAGCCGTACCAAAGCAGTGACTAAAGGCACCCAACTATCAATCGTCTTTAATATCACACCAGGTCATTACGTGTATAAAGATAAGCTGACCTTGAGCTTCCCAAAAGGTATTAGTGCTGCGCCATTTACTTTTAGTGAATCGCCCGTTTCCATTAACGATCCAACTTTTGGTAAGGTAGTAGTATTTACTCAAAAAACCATTGTAGCAACCACTATGCTTACGACTAAAAATGGTAAAGCGGCAAAGAATGTGCCGGTTATGATTGGCTGGCAAGGCTGTGCTAAAGCTGGACTGTGCTATCCGCCAGAGAAGATCAAAACCACGCTAAACATTGCAGTCAAACGTTAGTCACTAATCGATAGCGCAAGTAAGTTGATTTATATAGTCGTTATAACAGGTAGTCCTTTATGTCCATTAAGATAGCAAAAAGTATCTCGTCACTTAAAGCGGTATCCACAAAAAATCAGTCATCAAATATTCTGCCATCAGTTGTCAATAAGTCACCAAAGAAGTCGCCAAAAAAGTCCTATTTACTGGCACTGACTATTGCGAGTAGCTCGTTACTTACAGGACTGACTGCGACGACCATGACGACGCAGGCAGCAGGATTGGGCGATCTTTTTAGCAGTAACCAAAGTGCTGGGCAGTCAAAATTTCTGTCAGTGGATAAAGCCTTCCAAGTCACGAGTAGCAGCAAAGCTCTCAAAGCTGGAACCCAGCTATCGATTAATTTTGATATCACTCCAGAACATTATGTCTATAAGAATCAGCTTAAACTCACTTTGCCTGCTGGCGTTACCGCCGCACCGTTTACTTTTAGTCAGACGCCTGTCTTAATTGATGATCCAACTTTCGGTAAAGTGCCAGTATTTGATCAAGCGAATATGGTAGCGACCACTACTCTGAGTAGTAACAAAAGTATCAATAATGCAGCGGTCGTGATTGGTTGGCAAGGGTGTGCCAAAGCAGGACTGTGCTACCCACCTGAGAAAATAAAAACCACTGTCAATATCGCTGCAAGCTCGTCCCAAGCTGCTGTTAATCAAGATGCTGTTAATCAAGATACTGCTGCTGACACAAAGTCGGTAAATAATAGCAATATAGTCGCGATATCAGAGACGCTAAATGCCACAATGATAGAAAGTGGTGAAGCAATGGCTTCTGAAGCAGAGCAAGGGTTGTCAGAGGATGAGGTGATTGATTATGCCTTGTTAGAAGACGGCTCTTTAGAAGATGAACTTAGTGCTGCCAATACAATTTCTGGCGCTGCTACGACAAATGATACGCTAGCTGCCGCCGATAATTTGACTAATAGCGATCCGTTTGGCTTAGCTAAGCATCCTTGGTTGGCATTAGGGTTGTTATTTTTGGCAGGGCTTGGCTTAGCGCTTACGCCGTGCGTACTACCTATGCTACCTATCGTCGCTAATATTGTCGCCCGTCAGAAAAATCCAACGGTCAAGAAAGGCGTCATTTTAACGACTAGCTATGCAATAGGGGTCTCGATTGCTTACGGGATACTCGGTGCAGTTATTGCCATATTTGGTGAGTCGCTCGGTATTATAGGCTGGCTACAAAATCCAATTATCCTCATCAGTTTTGCGGTGATATTTGTTTTGTTAGCCCTTTACATGCTCGAAGTGTTTACGATTCGTCTGCCGCATTTTATCAGTAGTAAGATGCAGGGCTTAAGCCAAGCAGGGGATAGTAAGCTTGGTAGCGCTGGTGGTAGTTTAGCCGCTGGATTTTTATCAGCGCTGGTAGTATCGCCCTGTGTGTCGGCGCCATTATTTGGGGCATTGCTTGCCGTCTCAACGATTGGCAATCCGCTATTGGGCTTTGCTGCCCTCTTTATGCTAGGCTTTGGCTTGTCAGCGCCGCTGATTTTGATTGGTGCGACCCAAGGCAAAATTATGCCAAAAGCGGGCGAGTGGATGAACTGGGTCAAGCAAGGTTTTGCCTTATTATTATTTGCCGTGGCATTACTACTCATAGAGCGTGTCTTTATATCGTCAGTGATGCTGCTGGTATGGGCATTATGGTTCATGGTTGTGGCAACATGGGCATGGAGCTGGCGTGGTAAAGGTCGCATGCTGTCGCAAGCCATCGGTTTGATTGCCGGTATTTGGGCCGCTACTTTAGTGATTGGCGCTGCATTGGGTAATGACGATAGCTTACATCCGCTAGCTTCATTAAGCGCCGCTCCCATGCTAGTGCAGTCAGCTGATGGTCAAGCTGGCGCTCAAAACAGTACATCAAATAGGTCAGATGAGCATATCACTACGTTGGCAGAATTGGACGTTATCACCGCTGCCAATCCTAAAGTGTTGGTCGATTTGACGGCTGATTGGTGTATTGAATGCCGTATTATGGATAAGAATTTATTTACCAATCGCCCCGCACAAATGCAAGACTGGCAATTGGTACGACTTGATATTACGGA
This window of the Psychrobacter arcticus 273-4 genome carries:
- a CDS encoding protein-disulfide reductase DsbD N-terminal domain-containing protein → MSIKTPKSKSTIMNKQSAKKPYLLAIATTALMTALSMTSVATQGAGLGELFSKNSAQQSKFLPVDKAFQVTSRTKAVTKGTQLSIVFNITPGHYVYKDKLTLSFPKGISAAPFTFSESPVSINDPTFGKVVVFTQKTIVATTMLTTKNGKAAKNVPVMIGWQGCAKAGLCYPPEKIKTTLNIAVKR
- a CDS encoding protein-disulfide reductase DsbD domain-containing protein; the protein is MSIKIAKSISSLKAVSTKNQSSNILPSVVNKSPKKSPKKSYLLALTIASSSLLTGLTATTMTTQAAGLGDLFSSNQSAGQSKFLSVDKAFQVTSSSKALKAGTQLSINFDITPEHYVYKNQLKLTLPAGVTAAPFTFSQTPVLIDDPTFGKVPVFDQANMVATTTLSSNKSINNAAVVIGWQGCAKAGLCYPPEKIKTTVNIAASSSQAAVNQDAVNQDTAADTKSVNNSNIVAISETLNATMIESGEAMASEAEQGLSEDEVIDYALLEDGSLEDELSAANTISGAATTNDTLAAADNLTNSDPFGLAKHPWLALGLLFLAGLGLALTPCVLPMLPIVANIVARQKNPTVKKGVILTTSYAIGVSIAYGILGAVIAIFGESLGIIGWLQNPIILISFAVIFVLLALYMLEVFTIRLPHFISSKMQGLSQAGDSKLGSAGGSLAAGFLSALVVSPCVSAPLFGALLAVSTIGNPLLGFAALFMLGFGLSAPLILIGATQGKIMPKAGEWMNWVKQGFALLLFAVALLLIERVFISSVMLLVWALWFMVVATWAWSWRGKGRMLSQAIGLIAGIWAATLVIGAALGNDDSLHPLASLSAAPMLVQSADGQAGAQNSTSNRSDEHITTLAELDVITAANPKVLVDLTADWCIECRIMDKNLFTNRPAQMQDWQLVRLDITETTADSKAILARYKLFGPPTLLYYQDGELLQKQVGEIGRAEFEQTLTALNK